The Henckelia pumila isolate YLH828 chromosome 2, ASM3356847v2, whole genome shotgun sequence genome includes a window with the following:
- the LOC140881555 gene encoding ras-related protein RABB1c-like: protein MSYAYLFKYIIIGDTGVGKSCLLLQFTDKRFQPVHDLTIGVEFGARMITIDNKPIKLQIWDTAGQESFRSITRSYYRGAAGALLVYDITRRETFNHLASWLEDARQHANANMSIMLIGNKCDLAHRRAVSTEEGEQFAKEHGLIFMEASAKTAQNVEEAFIKTASTIYRKIQDGAFDVSNESNGIKVGYGGVSGPSAGRDGATSQGGGCCS, encoded by the exons ATGTCGTACGCTTATCTCTTCAAGTACATTATCATCGGAGATACCG GTGTTGGGAAATCCTGCCTACTTCTGCAGTTCACTGACAAGCGATTTCAGCCAGTGCACGATTTAACCATTGGTGTTGAATTCGGGGCCAGAATGATCACAATTGACAACAAGCCCATCAAGTTGCAGATTTGGGACACG GCTGGTCAAGAGTCATTCAGGTCCATTACAAGGTCTTACTACAGAGGTGCTGCTGGGGCATTGCTTGTTTATGACATCACCAG GAGGGAGACTTTCAACCACCTTGCCAGTTGGTTGGAGGATGCAAGGCAGCATGCGAATGCGAACATGAGCATAATGCTGATTGGAAACAAGTGCGATCTGGCTCACAGAAGAGCAGTAAGCACAGAAGAAGGGGAACAATTTGCAAAGGAGCATGGCTTGATTTTCATGGAGGCATCTGCAAAGACCGCTCAGAATGTTGAAGAG GCATTTATAAAGACCGCCTCAACAATCTACAGGAAGATTCAGGATGGAGCTTTTGATGTATCCAATGAG TCAAATGGAATCAAAGTTGGATACGGAGGTGTATCCGGACCTTCTGCAGGAAGAGATGGTGCTACTTCTCAAGGAGGTGGTTGCTGTAGCTGA